In Humulus lupulus chromosome 6, drHumLupu1.1, whole genome shotgun sequence, a single genomic region encodes these proteins:
- the LOC133784931 gene encoding uncharacterized protein LOC133784931, whose product MDHLAKDCLAFREIRGVYEEKCNALGAYNKPFSHTYNPCWRNHPNFSWKDPNQTQSSGGQWRNEHQSQPSKAQPAPQYNAPPQRSSLENTLHSFMEEQAKINRQMMEEIKEMKSQFSKLTGSLEANAITTRSGKALEDPPIPNTTSKFPNVVSESVPSNSSAKVPFPQALRPTGKIPENRGEILEHLTQHHVKKTAFLTEQLSAVIEQKTPPKYKDPGCPTISCQIGTHEFSQALLDLGASVNLMPFSVYSQLGLGEIKPTSVVLQLADRSIKKPRGIVEDVLVQVDKFYYPVDFLILDTQSVVNM is encoded by the exons ATGGATcatttagctaaggactgcttagcttttAGGGAAATCAGGGGAGTTTATGAAGAgaaatgcaatgccttaggggcctATAATAAGCCATTCTCTCATACGTACAACCCttgttggagaaaccacccaaatttcagctGGAAAGATCCCAACCAAACACAATCTTCTGGAGggcaatggagaaatgagcaccAGTCTCAACCATCAAAAGCTCAACCTGCTCCTCAATACAATGCTCCTCCTCAAAGGAGTTCTCTTGAGAACACCCTTCATTCATTCATGGAGGAGCAAGCCAAAATAAATCgtcaaatgatggaagaaatcaaggaaatgaaaagtcaattttcAAAACTGACTGGATCCTTG GAGGCTAATGCCATCACAACTAGAAGTGGTAAAGCTTTGGAAGATCCACCAATACCAAATACTACTTCAAAATTTCCAAATGTTGTCTCTGAAAGTGTGCCATCCAATTCTTCTGCAAAAGTTCCATTTCCCCAGGCTCTAAGACCTACTGGGAAAATTCCTGAAAATCGAGGagaaatccttgagcacttgacacaa CAtcatgtcaagaagactgctttcttgactGAGCAACTTAGTGCGGTAATTGAACAAAAGACACCACCAAaatacaaagatcctggttgtcccaccatttcctGTCAAATTGGGACTCATGAATTTAGCCAAGCCTTGCTAGACTTAGGAGCGAGTGTCAATCTCATGCCTTTTTCTGTCTACTcacaacttggtcttggtgaaatCAAGCCTACTTCTGTAGTCTTACAGCTGGCTGATCGTTCTATTAAGAAGCCTcggggtattgttgaggatgttcTTGTTCAAGTTGACAAATTCTATTACCCCGTTGACTTTCTCATTCTGGATACTCAATCTGTGGTTAACATGTAG